TTCTCTTGCATTGGAAAATTTAACACACGTAATGAAACGCCGTTGCATTGCGTTTGTCATTTCGGATTTTTTCGATGACGGATTTGAGAAAGCGATGCAACTCGCAAGTAGAAAGCACGACGTGATTGCATTACTACTTTCTGACCCGAAAGAACAGGACATTCCTAAAATCGGTTTGGTAAAATTCCGCGATGCAGAAACGGGAATTGATAGATGGGTTGATACAAACAGCAGAACAGTGCGAGAAATGTTTGCGCGGTATTTTCAACAACTCCGCGAACGACAAAAACAAATTTTTCTCAAAAGTCGTGTTGATGCAGTTCCGATTCGCATTGACCAATCGTACATTACGCCGTTAGTGAATTTTTTCAGAATGAGAGAGGGACGTGCGTAATTTTAGATTTTACATTTTACATTTTACATTTGCACACGTTTGGAAACAGTCGCAACAAGTTTTTCGTTTTGTTTCTCAATGTAAAATATCAAATGTAAAATATAAAATTGCTTTTTTGCTCATTGCTCTTTGCTCTACACTCTCTGCTTTAGCACAAGAAGTAAGCGTTACTGCAAAACCCGACACAACTTCGATTCTCGTTGGTGACCAATTCAATGTGAACATCGAAATGAAAGCGCCGAAAGATATTGTGTGGGAAATTCCGTTGTTCGGCGATTCGCTCAATGGATTTGAAATTATAAAACAGGAAAAAGGAAAACAAACTGAAGATGGCGAAAGCGTCATTCAACATTTAAAACTTGTTGTGTCGCGGTACGATTCGGGAAAATTTGTTTTTCCTCCGCTCGGATTTTTTTACCACACAACCAGCGACACATTGAAACGAGTTGCAGAATCGCGAGCGTTTTTCATCAATGTTCATACGCTTTCGGTTGATGTCGAAAAAGGAATTCACGACATTCATCCGCCGCTTGCTGTTCCGTGGACGTTTTGGGAAATTATGCTCTATATCGGCATTGCGATTGCGGTGATTGCTGCGATTTATTTTGTGTGGTATTATTACGAAAAGAAAAAAATGAAACAGCCGTTGTTTGTTCGCGAAGAAGAAAAACGTCCACCGCACGAAATTGCTTTGGAAGCATTGCGTCGGCTTGAAGGTGAAAAATTTTGGCAGCGGGGACTCGTAAAACAATTTCACAGCGAAGTAACGGAAATTATTCGCCGCTACATTGAAGGACGATACAAAATTACAGCGATTGATATGACGAGCGATGAAATTCTTTCCGCTATGCGAAGAAAAAAATCCGTTGACAAAGAAGCGATGAAACCATTGGAAAACTTTTTCTCTATTGCCGATTGGGTGAAGTTTGCAAAGTACACGCCGACGGAAAAAGAAAACGAAGAAATGATTCCGATTGCGATAGGGTTTGTGGAAAAGACGATGAAAATAATGCAAGAAGTAGTAGAAGAAAATGAAACGAAAGCAGTTGCCACTAATTTCACGAATTAACACGAATGAATTAGTGAAAATTTGTGTAATTAGTGGCTGGAATAATTATGTTCAATTATCAATTCGCTAACCCCAATTATCTATACTTGCTGTTGCTGATACCAATTCTTGCAATTTGGTATTGGCTTCGTCATCACAAACAGCAAACGGATGTGGTGTATTCCAATTTAAAAGCGTTTGCGTTCGCGCCAAAAACTTTGCGTGAACGGTTGCGCCATTTTCCGTTTTTGTTGCGAATGGTAGTTCTCGCGCTTGTTATTATTGCGCTTGCCCGTCCGCAATCTTCAATGAGCGGCGAGCGTTTGCACACCGAAGGAATTGATATCGTGCTTGTGTTGGATATTTCGGGAAGTATGCTCGCGGAAGATTTTCGTCCGAACAGAATTGAAGCAGCGAAAAATGTTGCCAGCGAATTTATAAGTGCTCGCGAAAACGATAGAATCGGTTTGGTAATTTTTTCCGGAGAAAGTTTTACACAATGTCCGCTCACGCTCGACCACGGCGTGTTGAAAAATCTTTTGCTCAAAGTAAAAAACGGAATGGTAACAGACGGAACTGCAATAGGAACTGCGCTCGCCAATGCAGTCAATCGTTTGAAAGACAGCGATGCAAAAAGTAAAGTGCTGATTTTGCTTACCGATGGCGTGAATAATCGAGGCGAAATTGACCCGCTCACTGCTGCCGATATTGCGCACACATTCGATATCCGCGTGTACACGATTGGCGTTGGAACACACGGAATGGCGCCGTATCCCGTGCAAACACCATTCGGAACGCGTTATCAAAATATGCCGACAGATTTGGATGAAAAAACACTGACGAAAATTGCCGAGATGACCGGTGGAAAATATTTTCGCGCGACAACAAATAAGGAATTGAAAAAGATTTACAGCGACATTGATAAAATGGAAAAAACAAAAATCGAAACGTTTGCTTATCGAAAGCATACGGATTTATTTTATACGTGGCTTTTCTTTTCGATTGTGGTTTTATTTGCTGAAATAGGATTGAGTCAAACGTATTTGAGAAAGTTGCCGTAAGAAAAGAAATTGGTAATTCGTCATTTGTAATTTGTAGAACGAGAAAACAAATGACCAATTACTTATGACATTTTTTTTTTAGATGAAACTTGAAATCGAGAATCAATTAACGTATAACAGATAACTAATAACGAACGCCTTGTTCAAATTTGCTCACATAGAAAATCTTTACTTGCTTGCAGTAATTCCGTTACTCATTGCATTTTTTATCTATGCATTATTGCAACAGAAAAAAATGCGGAATGCGTTTGCAAGTATAGAATTGTTTCAACGACTTTCGCCGTGGACAAGTACGGTTAAACAGAAAATTAAATTCGGCATTTTGCTTTTTGCGATTGCATTGGTAATTGTCGGTTTCGCAAATCCACAAATTGGTTCACGTTTTGAAGAAGTGAAAGCCGAAGCGATTGATATTTTCATCTCGCTCGATGTTTCCAAAAGTATGAAAGCGGAAGATGTGCAGCCGAATCGTTTGGAAGCGGCGAAATATGCAATCGGGCAATTGTTGAATATGGTGAGAGGCGACCGCGTTGGACTTTCTGTTTTTGCCGGTGATGCGTATGTGCAATTTCCTCTTACGCTCGATTACAGCGCGGCAAAAATTTTTCTCGATGCAATAGATGTGGAAACGGCACCGGTTCCGGGTTCGGCATTAGGAACAGCAATTCAAATTGCGGATAAATCTTTTTCCGATATCGAAGATGAAAACGAAAAAAATAATAATAACGCTAACAAAGTTTTGATTTTAATTACCGACGGAGAAAATACGGAAGGCGATGCGTTTGCTGCTGCGACTGAAGCGGCGAAAAATGGCGTACTGATTTATACGATTGGCGTTGGTTCTATCAATGGTTCACCGATTCCGGAATTTATTAACGGACAACGCGATTTCAAACGAGACAGAGATGGAAATGTTGTTGTTACAAAACTCGACGAAGAATCGCTGCTGAAACTTGCGAGCATTGGCAGTGGAAAATATTATCGTGCCACAACCGGTGGCGATGAGCTTGTGAAAATTTTTGATGACATCAATAAATTACAAAGACGAGAAATCGGCGTAAAGCAATTTACCGAATATGAAAGTCGTTATCAGTATTTTGTTTTTGCCGCATTGTTGTTATTGCTTACGGAAATTTTTGTTTCGGAAAAGAAAAGCAATACGTGGCACAAGTTTAAATCGCTCGCGTATAGGAATTCTGTTGATAAAATTTTTGTGGAGAAGGAAAAAGCAATATGAACATTTTAGATTTTATATTTTACATTTTACATTTCGCATTTGTCCGTACGTTTCAATATAAAATATCAAATGTAAAATGTAAAATTGTTTTGATTTTACTCGTAGTTTTCTGTTCGTCGTTGGCTGGTTTTTCTCAATCCACTCGTTCATTGATTA
The sequence above is drawn from the Ignavibacteria bacterium genome and encodes:
- a CDS encoding protein BatD; translation: MLIALCSTLSALAQEVSVTAKPDTTSILVGDQFNVNIEMKAPKDIVWEIPLFGDSLNGFEIIKQEKGKQTEDGESVIQHLKLVVSRYDSGKFVFPPLGFFYHTTSDTLKRVAESRAFFINVHTLSVDVEKGIHDIHPPLAVPWTFWEIMLYIGIAIAVIAAIYFVWYYYEKKKMKQPLFVREEEKRPPHEIALEALRRLEGEKFWQRGLVKQFHSEVTEIIRRYIEGRYKITAIDMTSDEILSAMRRKKSVDKEAMKPLENFFSIADWVKFAKYTPTEKENEEMIPIAIGFVEKTMKIMQEVVEENETKAVATNFTN
- a CDS encoding VWA domain-containing protein yields the protein MFNYQFANPNYLYLLLLIPILAIWYWLRHHKQQTDVVYSNLKAFAFAPKTLRERLRHFPFLLRMVVLALVIIALARPQSSMSGERLHTEGIDIVLVLDISGSMLAEDFRPNRIEAAKNVASEFISARENDRIGLVIFSGESFTQCPLTLDHGVLKNLLLKVKNGMVTDGTAIGTALANAVNRLKDSDAKSKVLILLTDGVNNRGEIDPLTAADIAHTFDIRVYTIGVGTHGMAPYPVQTPFGTRYQNMPTDLDEKTLTKIAEMTGGKYFRATTNKELKKIYSDIDKMEKTKIETFAYRKHTDLFYTWLFFSIVVLFAEIGLSQTYLRKLP
- a CDS encoding VWA domain-containing protein; amino-acid sequence: MLAVIPLLIAFFIYALLQQKKMRNAFASIELFQRLSPWTSTVKQKIKFGILLFAIALVIVGFANPQIGSRFEEVKAEAIDIFISLDVSKSMKAEDVQPNRLEAAKYAIGQLLNMVRGDRVGLSVFAGDAYVQFPLTLDYSAAKIFLDAIDVETAPVPGSALGTAIQIADKSFSDIEDENEKNNNNANKVLILITDGENTEGDAFAAATEAAKNGVLIYTIGVGSINGSPIPEFINGQRDFKRDRDGNVVVTKLDEESLLKLASIGSGKYYRATTGGDELVKIFDDINKLQRREIGVKQFTEYESRYQYFVFAALLLLLTEIFVSEKKSNTWHKFKSLAYRNSVDKIFVEKEKAI